From Pseudomonas sp. G2-4:
ACGCTTGCTGATTTATTCATGAGTGACCCGATCGATATCCATGGTTGAAGAAAGCCGTCGTCTTCCCTGACCCGCAAAGGGGGGTGGCTCGACGCCGTAAAGTGGAGGGAGATTACCATCAGGCGCCCTAGCGGGCCCAATGTTTAAAGGGGGAAAAGAATATTCTTGCGAGGCGGTCTACGAATATTGGACTTCAATCTCGTCGAGTTGATGGTCAAATGTCTTGAGCCGTGCCGTCCAGGTGTACACCAGCACTTCAAAATCGCGATTGATCACAGGCGCGCCTGATGACTCTGTGCGCGAATCGCAGAAGTCCAGTTGGTAACGCTCACGGGCCATGGCGTTAGCGACGTCACAGAGCTCACGGGCGTTGTTGAGCCAATGCCAGCCATCTTGTGTGACTTGCTTGTCCAAAGCGGCGCATTGGGTCTTGAGCGCCTCGAGGCTTTTTTCCAGCGGGGTGCCAGTAAGCTCCCCCATGACCTCCTGGAACGTGCGGCCAGGCTGCCAGTAGCTCCCCCAGAAATAACGATCGAACACCGTTTCGACCCTCCGGAGCGCGACCTTGGTGTC
This genomic window contains:
- a CDS encoding NADH:ubiquinone oxidoreductase subunit N; amino-acid sequence: MKNPYAPGFWCAIAALMLLSATYFYGVMLTHQIDKALLFLDSAAALIAVISIAIVAWASLQGQRIKKKHLEQGKTLVLIWDTKVALRRVETVFDRYFWGSYWQPGRTFQEVMGELTGTPLEKSLEALKTQCAALDKQVTQDGWHWLNNARELCDVANAMARERYQLDFCDSRTESSGAPVINRDFEVLVYTWTARLKTFDHQLDEIEVQYS